A single window of uncultured Pseudodesulfovibrio sp. DNA harbors:
- a CDS encoding SDR family NAD(P)-dependent oxidoreductase — translation MTSLRNKTLVLTGASMGIGAALARELAHDGVNLVLGARTESKLTKTRDACRALGIKAECLAGDVSSSNVAQELIQTAHELGNFHGFIHAAGVLAPGPTIWETTKTRFREVMNASVDAAHQLIRHATPLLLERGEGLAVFFGSGAAERAQPGIGAYCTAKAAEEHLARQLAAEAPVITTIIWRPGIVETRMQKDARNSTGGSADQLKSVFKPWKKDGLLMTPKQSARGLADFLHNNPQRYHGKIADVRNI, via the coding sequence ATGACTTCACTCAGGAATAAAACCCTTGTCCTGACAGGCGCATCCATGGGTATCGGCGCTGCCCTTGCCCGTGAACTGGCACATGATGGCGTCAACCTCGTCCTTGGAGCGCGCACCGAATCAAAACTGACAAAAACTCGCGATGCATGCCGTGCACTCGGCATCAAAGCGGAATGTCTGGCTGGTGATGTATCCTCCTCCAACGTAGCTCAAGAGTTGATACAAACAGCCCATGAACTCGGCAACTTTCATGGATTCATTCATGCCGCCGGAGTTCTCGCACCCGGTCCAACGATCTGGGAAACCACCAAGACCCGATTCCGCGAAGTCATGAACGCTTCCGTCGATGCGGCCCACCAACTCATTCGCCATGCCACGCCTCTTCTTCTTGAACGAGGTGAAGGGTTGGCCGTTTTTTTCGGCTCCGGTGCGGCGGAACGCGCCCAACCCGGTATTGGAGCATATTGCACAGCCAAAGCCGCCGAAGAACATCTGGCCCGTCAATTAGCCGCTGAAGCTCCGGTCATCACCACTATCATTTGGCGACCGGGGATTGTGGAAACTCGGATGCAAAAAGATGCCAGAAACTCCACAGGAGGGAGTGCGGATCAACTCAAATCCGTCTTCAAACCATGGAAAAAAGATGGACTTCTCATGACGCCCAAACAATCTGCGCGGGGCTTGGCCGACTTCCTCCACAATAACCCACAACGCTATCACGGCAAAATCGCGGATGTCCGAAACATCTGA